From the Anaeromyxobacter dehalogenans 2CP-1 genome, the window CGCCTGGAGGTGCAGCTGGAGCATGGTCACGCCGCCGAACAGGTACGCGCCGAGGAGGATGCGCCCCGGCCGCCAGGTGGCGAACACGGTGAGCGCCAGCGCGATCCACCCGCGGCCGGCGACCATGCCCTCCACCCACAGCGGCGTGTACACCACCGACAGGTACGCGCCGGCGATCCCGCACAGCGCGCCGCCCGTCACCACCGCCGCGAACCGGATGCGCCGGACGCCGTACCCGAGCGCGTGGGCGGACTGCGGTGACTCGCCGATGGCGCGCAGGAGGAGCCCGGCGCGCGTGCGGTACAGGAAGAACGCGGCGGCCGCGACGAGCGCGATGGCGAGGTAGACGACGGGGTGGTGCCGGAACAGCGCCGGCCCGACGAACGGCAGGTCGGCGAGGAACGGCACGCGGTGCGGCGGCTGCTCCCCGAGCTGCTTGCCCACGTAGCCGATGCCCACGAACGCCGAGAAGCCCGAGCCGAACAGGCTGACCGCGAGCCCGGTCGCGTACTGGTTGGTGTTGAGCCACACCACCAGCCAGCCGAACACGGCGGCCACCGCCGCGCCGCCGGCCGCGCCGGCCAGGAAGCCGAGCCACTCGCTCCCGCCGTCGTGGGCGGCGGCGAAGCCGGCCACGGCGGACACGAGCAGCATGCCCTCGGCGCCGAGGTTGACCACGCCGGCGCGCTCGTTCAGCAGCAGGCCCAGGCCGGCGATGGCGAGCGGCGTCCCGGCCGCGAGCGTCGCGGCGATGAGCAGGGCGAGCTCGTTCACGGCGCGGTCCTCCGGCCCCAGCCGACCAGCCGGAGCCGGTGGTGGATGAGCGTGTCGCAGGCGAGCAGCGAGAGCAGCAGGATGCCCTGAAAGACGCCGCTCACCGACGCCGGCAGCCCGACGCGCGACTGCGCGAGCTGCCCGCCGATGACGAGCGCCGAGAGCACCACGCTCCCGAGCAGCGCGCCGATGGGGTGGAGCCTGCCCACGAACGCGACGATGACGGCGGTGAACCCGTAGCCGCTCGCCACGTGGGGGGTGAGCTGGCCCATCGGGCCCGCGGCCTCGAAGGCGCCGGCGATCCCGGCGAGCGCGCCCGACAGGAGGAGCGTCGTCCAGATGGCGCCGCTCGCCGAGAAGCCGGCGTAGCGCGCCGCGGCCGGCGCGGGGCCGCCGATCTGGAGCCGGACGCCGCGGTAGGTCCGGAACATGAACAGCCACATGAGGACCGCCGCGACCAGCGCGAACGCGAAGCCCCAGTGCAGCCGCAGGCCGGGCACGACGCGCGGGAGCTCGGTGGCCGCCGAGAAGTTCACCGTCTGCGGGAAGTTGAAGCCGCGCGGGTCCTTCCACGGCCCGAACACGAGCCAGGAGAGCAGCAGGTCCGCGACGTACACCAGCATCAGGCTGACGAGGATCTCGTTCGCGTGGAACCGATCCCGGAGCAGCGCCACGATGCCCGCCCAGGCGGCGCCGCCGGCCGCGCCCGCCACCACCACCAGCGGGAAGAACGCCCACGGCGAGAGCGCGAGCTGCGCGTTCGTCACCCACAGCGCGAGCCCGCCCCCGGTGATGGCGCCCATCAGGAACTGCCCCTCGGCGCCGATGTTCCACACGTTCGCGCGGAAGCAGAGCCCGAGCCCCAGCGCGCAGAGGATGAGCGGGGTGCACTTCAGGCCCAGCTCGGTGAGCGCGCGCGCGCCGTTGAAGGGCTCGAACAGGAACATCGAGAGCACGCGCCCCGGCTCCTGGCCGAGCGCGAGGAACAGCAGGCCGCCCAGCGTGACCGTCACGCTCAGCGCGATGACCGGCGACAGCACGCTCATCGCGAGCGACGGGGTGGGGCGGACGTCGAGGCGGATCACGCGGGCCCTCCGGCGACGGCTTCCGGGCGGCCCGGGCCGCCGGCCCACAGCCCGCTCATCCACTCCCCGATGCGCTCGACGGTGGCGTCGGCGGCGGGCAGCGGCGGCGAGAGGCGGCCCTTCGCGATGACGTGGAGCCGGTCGGCCAGCGCGAACAGCTCCTCCAGCTCCTCCGAGACCACCAGCACCGCGGCGCCGGCGTCGCGCAGGCGGAGCAGCTCGGCGTGGATCTGCGCGGCCGCGCCGACGTCCACGCCCCAGGTCGGCTGCGCCACCACGAGCACCTTCGGCACCGCGTCGAGCTCGCGCCCCACGATGTACTTCTGGAGGTTGCCGCCCGACAGGCTCCGCGCCACCGCGCCCGGGCCGGCCGCCTTGACCCAGTAGCGCCGCAGCACGCCCGACGCCTGGTCGCGGAGCGCGGCGCGATCGATCCAGCCGAACGCGCGCAGCGCCTCCTGCCGCGTGAGGAGCATGTTGGTGGCGAGCGAGAGCGACGGCACCGCCCCGCGCCCGAGCCGCTCCTCCGGGACGAAGTGCAGCCCGCGGCGGCGGCGGCCGGCCGCGCCGGTGCGGCCGATGGGCTCGCCGAACAGCCGGATGGCGCCGGCCTCCGCGCGCGGGTCCTCGCCGGACAGCGCGGCGAGCAGCTCCTGCTGCCCGTTGCCGGACACGCCGGCGATCCCGACGATCTCGCCCCCGTGGACCTCGAGCGACACGTCGTCGAGCGCGACGCCGAACCGATCGTGGCAGGGGAGGGCGAGCCGCTCGACCGAGAGCGCGACCGGGCCGAGCTTCGCCTCGCGCCGCTCCAGCCTCGGCGGCTCCGCGCCGATCATCATGCGCGAGAGGCTGGCGGTGCTCTCCCGCGTGGGATCGCAGGTCGCGACC encodes:
- a CDS encoding ABC transporter ATP-binding protein, with protein sequence MSVPRLELRHVTKRYGDVVANDDVALSVAPGEIHAVLGENGAGKSTLMKVVYGAVAPDAGEILWDGRPAEVRTPHDARALGVAMVFQHFSLFDSLTVAENVWLGLSRKVALRDVTERIRAKAAEYGLDVDPLRPVHVLSVGERQRVEIVRALLADPRLLILDEPTAVLTPQAVDKLFETLRQVAANGCSILYISHKLDEILELCHACTVLRGGRVVATCDPTRESTASLSRMMIGAEPPRLERREAKLGPVALSVERLALPCHDRFGVALDDVSLEVHGGEIVGIAGVSGNGQQELLAALSGEDPRAEAGAIRLFGEPIGRTGAAGRRRRGLHFVPEERLGRGAVPSLSLATNMLLTRQEALRAFGWIDRAALRDQASGVLRRYWVKAAGPGAVARSLSGGNLQKYIVGRELDAVPKVLVVAQPTWGVDVGAAAQIHAELLRLRDAGAAVLVVSEELEELFALADRLHVIAKGRLSPPLPAADATVERIGEWMSGLWAGGPGRPEAVAGGPA
- a CDS encoding ABC transporter permease; the encoded protein is MNELALLIAATLAAGTPLAIAGLGLLLNERAGVVNLGAEGMLLVSAVAGFAAAHDGGSEWLGFLAGAAGGAAVAAVFGWLVVWLNTNQYATGLAVSLFGSGFSAFVGIGYVGKQLGEQPPHRVPFLADLPFVGPALFRHHPVVYLAIALVAAAAFFLYRTRAGLLLRAIGESPQSAHALGYGVRRIRFAAVVTGGALCGIAGAYLSVVYTPLWVEGMVAGRGWIALALTVFATWRPGRILLGAYLFGGVTMLQLHLQARGVHVPSQFMAMLPYVSTVVVLALISRNPLWIRLNMPASLGKPFFPGA
- a CDS encoding ABC transporter permease, translated to MIRLDVRPTPSLAMSVLSPVIALSVTVTLGGLLFLALGQEPGRVLSMFLFEPFNGARALTELGLKCTPLILCALGLGLCFRANVWNIGAEGQFLMGAITGGGLALWVTNAQLALSPWAFFPLVVVAGAAGGAAWAGIVALLRDRFHANEILVSLMLVYVADLLLSWLVFGPWKDPRGFNFPQTVNFSAATELPRVVPGLRLHWGFAFALVAAVLMWLFMFRTYRGVRLQIGGPAPAAARYAGFSASGAIWTTLLLSGALAGIAGAFEAAGPMGQLTPHVASGYGFTAVIVAFVGRLHPIGALLGSVVLSALVIGGQLAQSRVGLPASVSGVFQGILLLSLLACDTLIHHRLRLVGWGRRTAP